AGGTAGGTTATCAGcgcagatagagagagggaaagggagggggagagaccTCTGGCCAGTGGTGGATTCCAGGAAATTCGCAACACTCGGAGAAAGCTACCTGCTCGGAGATAGGCCCTGTCCCTGCTGCCTATATAAGAGGCAGCTGCCTCCAGGCCAAGCCAAACAGTCGACCACGAACTTCTCCAGCGAGAGAACCACCTAGAGAGAACGCACAGTCGTAGAGAAATCATAAACCATGGGTTGTTGTTCGAGCAGCATGAAAATCAAGGAGCTGAGCGCCAGGCCAGAGCTGGAGGGCAGCATCTACTTGGCGGCAGGCaacggcggcagtggcaagcGTCTGTACAGCAGTCGGAACAGCAGCGGCATGggcagcagctcctgcagcagcagcacctcgACCACCACCAGCGTGCGGAGCAGCAATCGGAGCAtctggagccggagcagggCCATCTGCGATGACTTCTccgagcagccgcagcagcaggagatcagggagctggagctggagcgaTCCTGCGGCTACTACACATGCAGCAGCTCGGCCTCCACACccacaaagcagcagcagcaccagctgaTGCGCACCCAGGACATGGGCAACAGCTCCACGGGCTCCGCAGAGTCAAGCGATCCGAATGAGTCCACAGACTCCACTGAGTCCGCGCCGATGGTCAGCAATCTCGAGTGGGAGATGTACATGATGCAGCAGGCGCAGCGCATCATGCCGAAGACCTCGTCGCCCATCAGCCAGCGACGCGGTGCGGCTGGCGGCGACTCCTACAACAAGTGGCGCAACTATCTGCAGGGCACCCCTGCCCACATGCTGCACAACGTCACCCACATACCGGAGGCCATTGCCGGCCATTTCTGCCCCACCACCTTTCCGGCCTTTAGCGATCTAGAGGAGATGGAGAGTGCGGCCAAGCGTTTCAAGGTGGACGTGCAAATGGAGGAGCAGATGGCCATCGACCCGGAAGAGGAGCCCCTCTACACCACCTCACAGCTGCTGGCAGGGCATACGCACACCATCACCACGGACCTGTAGGGTGGGCCACCGCACAGCTCCGCCTGGCACGGAGCCGTCTCTGGTTGGCCCCCAAACGACTGGCAACAGGTGTGCCAGCTGTCAAACAGTTGGGCAGACAGGcaatccccattcccattgcccaGCAATGCTAATTATAAACGGATTTCTTCGATCCATGTATATACACGTATATTTTTTGTCTAGATTAATTTTATCATAAATGAGAGACAATCCAACGGCTTGTAAACGATTGGATAATGCAAATATAATTATGAATTCAAACAAACGAAAAGACTTTTACATTTTACTAATTGCTGGAGAGGCAGAAGGAGGGCAGTCCCAGGAGGCACGCAAGAAGGGGTTTAGCCGGGAACAAATCAGAGAGTGAGAGTTCAAGAGGGACAAACACTGACAAACACTGAATATCTAGGTCCTAAGATGGGATCTACATTACAATTACTAGTTATAGGCCAATGATTTGGGTAAGAGTGTAGAAGAGTATAAggttatattagatttgtggggaaatggatgtgtgCTACACCCAGAGGAAGCATTTCCGACCACTTAAAGAATATATAGATTATAGATTCTTCATTAACCATTTCCGTATCAGAGACTAGAAGAGCTAGAGCCACCAGAATCATGGAGAACGACCATATCTGGATCAGATTGAAGGAACAAATCTATTACCAGGGGCTACGCAACGCCCACcactttctgtctctctctcacacacacactcttcgtcgtgcaatgtgtgcagcctctgccggaggagagccagaCTTCCTCCTCGCTAACTAATATTCCTATATAAATAGTTTGCAGATCTACCTCAAGTCAGTGCCAGAACAAAATTGGCTAAAAAACTAAAGAAGAACAGCGAATGATTAGAGGAGATTCCACAAATACCACTAGTCtttaaaaaagtaaaaatggGGTGATTTTAGGACGAATTaattgaatgaaatgaaaatgcactTTAAAAACTGCATTACAGGATTATAAAAGTTAGAACTGCTTCTGGTCTGTTTTCGATGGAGATTTACGTTTGTTAGGGAATAGTTTTGTTGGACATTCGCTCGTTTTTAAGCCAACTAATTAGCTGATTGCCAGCCACAAAATGGCTTAATTGGCATTACATAATTCGCTGCCAGATAGAGAGGGGGGAGACCGCGACCAAGCCCCAGGGATTATGGCGGTAAAAGCGGGTAAGGCGgataaaatgaaattgttttctaaATAAATGCTGCCCCCCCTCGCCCATTCCGCTTAAAGGAGCCGCAATAATTAATGCAAACGAACCAAAACCAATCGAAACCGAAATGGACAAATAAATCGAAGCCAGAGATATGGCCCCGGACCAAATAAAACGATTATGGACTACGGCTGCCCGCGGCAACGGCCGTGTACGGGGTCCGAATGTTTGCATACAGAAAACAAACACCGAAAAGAACTAAAGTGCCTCGAATGGGGAGTACCCGAAAGACatatattgatttatttatttgcggATGGATCCACACGATCCTTGAGGCACAAGACTTGATCCAGGCTCTGCCAGATTGGGTTTTGTGGGTTCCTTATTTATTCCCTGAATTCTGCACTAATCTCCATTGAAGGGGCAATGAAAGAGCCCAAAATATTCCACCATATCcccaatttgtttttgtttttccaggATATCTGTGAATAATATTGATTTGTGCAGTCTTTAGCCTTTAGTGACCATTATTTCCTGCCTGCGCCGCCCACTCCACCCTGTGGCGCTCATTATTTACCACCGGAAAACTTCACCTGATACCTTAGCCTTTTCCTTCACGATTTTTGTGCTGACAAGCTGCTTTGGTGCTGCCTTTTTCCATTCAATTGATATTCCCAGCAGAGTGGGTGgagggtggtggggtggtggggggacTTGCATCAGAGAGCGAGCTGCCATAATTGGTGGCAGCGGCCCTCAATCGTTCAATCCACCAATCACGGGGACAGGGACGTGGACTTGGACGTGAATCCTAGGGCTATAATTTCGGTTTTGCGGCGGACCCAAAGTGCAGGGCCACTCGAatggagtggggtggggggggcaACGAGTGGGGTGGTCCTAGAAGTCCTAATTGCCGCCACTAAGAGCTGCATTCCAAGGAGGGACCCAGGGCAGGTGTTCCTTTCCGGACTTGATtattgcaaaagtttttctctctcattcgaggacagggacagggacaacaaatgaaaagtgaaaagtgtaGGTCGGGTCACCGCACGAGCACCGTTGCAGGGGGCCTTGGGAAAATGAGGTGCAAAATGGAGTGGTggtgggaggggaggggaggggcgtGTGCCGTGGGGGTATGTTGGTGAGAAGTtacagttgctgctgcctcatgGTGCGAGAGTGCGagaattttgtaatttaatgtGCTCAATTTTCACTTCAACTTTTCGCgctatctgtgtctgtgtgtgtgtctgtgtgtatgtgggggggggggggggaggggcgtgGCTTGGGGtgggaacacacacacatcaaaaTTATATAGAATTATTAAGTTTCTTCATTTTGTGTGCCGTTCCGTCCCGTCGGCCATAAAGAACCCGAAGAGAAGAGCCAGAGGAGGGCCAGTGGAGGGCCAGGGGAGTGCCAGGGGAGGGGCAGAGGAAAGCCAGAGAAGAGCCAGAGAAGAGCCAGAGTAGGGCCAGAGTAGGGCCAGAGTAGGGCCAGAGGAGGGCCAGTGGAGAGCCGGAGAGCAGCCAGGGGGGAGCCTGTGGAGAGCCAAAGAAAAGCCAGGGGAAAGCCTGGGAAGGCTTTGCTCTTGGGCTTTGAGGGCTGCCCCTTTTCCTTCATAAATAGTAAAGTGTGCAGCTATTTTATATGGATTTAATGCATGAATGAAACTGCAAAGAGACACCCTCTCTCCGAGATTCTTTTggctgaaaattgaaattgtacTTTAGGTTTTTCCAAGGCAGGCAGGGGTGCCATTAAAAAATATGGAGAATAATGGGAAATACGATACAGTACAAAGGCAAGGAGCTTACCCATGAAAGCAAGGACTATGGGGAGGAGAAAGCTGACACGGAAGACGAGAAAAATATATGAGATTCTGAAGAGAAggggccacaaaaaaaaataggaaaaataatataattaaataatatataaaataataaatacaaattaatttaaattaaatagaaatatgaaaatttgtAAAGTAATTCTTACGCTTCTCATGGCTTATTTTCTCCACTTTCTACTTTCTTTCGCCAAGAAGAATTGGTCGAGAGGGAAAGCCTCATAGCTTTGTggccaaagaagtggaaaagAGTGAAgggcaaaaaggaaaacagcgATGATTGGGTGTTTCCTTCCCTTAGGAGAAGGGATTTCGTTCATTTCCGGACAGCTTTTCCGCTCATTAAATCCCGGCCCCTCGTGGAATGGCTTTGGCGCTGGTCTGGTCTTGGCATTTAGCCTCCGACCTCCATGAAATATGCAGGTGCCCCTTTGGAGACCAAACTTTAAAGTGACAAACTATTCGGGCAAAATGCATAATTccgccaggcaggcaggcagcctggcagccagccagcggcACCTGGCTCAAACAACAGATCCTATGGGCAAGGGCAAAGGCGAAGCGAAGCCGAAGGAAAAGGGACTTTGCTGCCGTTTGACAGCCCGAAGTGTTTGGCTGACTCCAGAGCGACACGACACTTCCTCCCGGCCCCGAGGGGGCAGACCAGGGCAGGACAtggcacagcacagcaaacaaagagagagaaagtctTGAAAACAAAGGGCGGGAGGGCGAATCTCAAGTGCTGGCTCGAGTGCCTCATCCTTTGTGTTCGTCCTGGAAACTGGAACAACAAGAGCAGGCGCAGGACCAGgcgcaggaccaggaccaggagcaggagcagcacatAAATCCTGCACCGCTTACGGCCGTAAGCCCCTCGAAATGCCGAATCGTGCCGCATGTACCGTGATCCGCTCTAATTACAATCTGCCACAATTGAGGATTGCTCGGCATTGCGTGTGCtggaccaaggaccaaggaccatAGCCgtgccagagagagaaagagagagagagggagatttCTCTAATCATTTCTCCATCCTGCTCTGTCTCGGAATCTCGCAAGTCGCGTGCTTTGCGGTGTGAAATCTGGCCGAAGATTAAGGATTGGGCCGGGGATCATGGCCGCAGATTAACGGATTCCATGGAGCGAAAGGGGCACCGAAAGAGGGAGACTCTGCCTCGACTCGGAGGCAGAGTGGACGAGAGAGCGTGCGGTAGGCGTGGTTAAGCTTGTAAATCCACGAAGCGGCGGGATTAGGCCATCTTGCGGTTTtaatgctgcagctgctccacgcACTCCGTTTTAGCCCAGCAGCCCTGTGGCCCTGTAGCCCTCTAGCCCTGTACCGTTTCTCTAAGCCACATTTAAGCCATTTAGAGACGCTGATGAATTTATGGGACCGTCCTcccctctgccctgccctgctctgccctgcctcCTTTGCTTATTGATTGTGTGTGTCCTCATGTGTGGAATCCGATGCGGGCAAACAGGAAAAGCTCCCTCCGGCTGCTGGCTCCACACACTTCTGATGGATAGTTCCATTGATTGGAGCTGGCAGGCCCTCCCCTCCATCAACAACGAAATTGAAAACCAAGttcggcaaacaaaaaacattttcctcTTTCGCTTGACGCTTAATCAAACGCAATTATGAAAAGCATGCTTTTCCATGCTTTCCCATGGCTCCGATGGTCCCAGGCTCCGTTGCGACTGCGGAAATGCCCAGCAATCAGACGAAACACGAAATAGTCGTAAAAATCTTTAATTACGATACTATTGTCCAGCATGTACAATATATTGGGAAACTCTAAGAAAAACCCCTAAGCTCACtaaaaaaaactcaattttTTCGTTCATTTTTGATTTCTGTAGCACCACATTTCATTCTATAATTAAGAAATACCACAACCGATGAAGTTTTACTGAGGTGCGGCTATGGATAGTTGAaaaaaatccataaaaaaCTATTTAAGAACAGCACATTTCTCCATTGACTATGTATGTCCCTCAATATTAAAGTAAACCAAAAGTATTAATCATTTTTGAGTCAAAaatcattcaaatatttgctggAATTGGCGCTTGAATCGTAGGCCCCGAAAacctttttgttgttcttaCAATAATAAATGATGTTATATTGGAATTAGTTTCAATCTATCTGTGTTTTGGGGAAACAGTAGAGATATGATTGCCATTTCCTTCCCACTTCAGCTGTGTACAGTTGTCCCTCTGCTGGCTAGAATACGTACTGCAGAGTGCTGCCAAGCCGTCGAGGCACGCGAGCCGGGACATCAGGATACCCCATGAACTCAGGCTCTCGCAGAATTCCATAAAAAGCGTATGCTCTTTCGTTTCTGGCAAATCATTTACAGGGTAGCAGGACACAGAAAGAGTTTTGGCGAgcgaatggatggatggaaggaagGGAGTGAAGCAGACGCACAAATTGTAAACCAAGGACTGGCTCCCATCTattgatctccctctctcctcctctctctctctctctctctctctcttaccctctctctctctttcttgtgTGTGTCAAAATCACATTAGATGCTGTTAACTTTTGTCAGTGGCTtcaatttcggtttttgtttttcccatcaatatttttttggtcaatttgtttgcttgcccacaaattgattgattgctaTTGATGCGTGATTTGTCCTTAaccctgccacacacacacacacgcacactgtTGTCCTTGCCCTTATCCTAAGCCGATTccaccccaaccccccctTTGCCCTGCAGATTTGCGGTCATCCGCAAATGGCTTTTCTTTCGTGCCACTAAATTAAACCAAACTAAATCAAAAGGCCACCAGCGAATGTCTGAATGGGTGCGAATGGGTGTGGATACACCTATACATACAGACTTGTATCAGTGTTATCAACTTTGGCTTACACTTGACTTTGTATTCTGCTGGGGCAGAGATTGATTATGTGCCCCTGCTAAGGAGCTCCGGCCAGAAGCAGGACATGCCACAAATGGAGGACACAGAAAGGATTATCATTGGGAATGGAGAAAGGCTGGATAGATCTGATTATCCAGATCCGGAGACCGTTATCTCAATTGCCAGAAAACTAAAGACTTACTCTGGCCCTGAAGTTCTGTTTCAATGACAGCCCCATAAAACACGAATGGCATTCGATACACAAGAGAATCATCCATCTGTGCAAAACTGTTTGGCTCTTTTATCTTCGTTTCGGAGGACGAACTTTTCCTGGACAGCCCCCACTCGCTGCCATCTCTTGTCTCTAGGGAATTCGTTGACACCTTTACAcccacacagaggcacacagagggagagagggagagaggactCGCATGTGCAGGAGGGCAGGAGATGGAATTCGATTTGCATAGGGCAAAAAGGGTTGCAGATGCATTTTCTACAGAAATAAAGGGTTAGAATAACAGTAAAAAACGTcgctgtttttcttttttgtccatttttatttgttttggttgCGTTTTATGACACGCCAACATGTTGGCCAGGTCGTAAAGGCGCCCTCCGCGTCTATCGCCTCTTGCCTCTCtcatttttccatttattcTCCAGGTAGGAGTCGCAGATATgggaaaatttaattgaaaacccCGACGGGGAAAAATGCAAATCGCAATCAATTTTGGTAACAGCAGTCGGGCATATCCATCAAATATTAAAAGAGCAAATGCAAGCCACaacccacagatgcagatacaaatgtatctatcCGATGCAATAATGATGCAATCattcatttagttttttttccaTCAAATAAATCGTAGAACAAACTCGATTAAAGGCGAGTGCACAAataggagaaggaggaggtcCCTGCCTTCCCTTCAGGGATGCCGCACTCACATGGTTTTCCCTAAGCATACTTTCGGGCACAGCCTGATAAATGGTTTCTGCCACTCGCCGCCCCCTGCGACCTTCGTAGAACCCTTCCTGCCACTGACAACgatctctgcctctgcctcggcccCTGCCTCCAGTTTCTGCCCCTTCTATGTGGGGAAACTGCTACCCTCCATGGAGGGTATACAGATAGGTTGCCCTTCCGAGGTCCCATTGCCATACATGGCTGGTATTTGCCATCCAATCAGTGTAGCCACTCCTTGGACATTCCAACTAGAACGCCCTATAGGGTACATCACAGTTGGTTCTGCACAAAAATCCCCTTTTGGAATTTGCAAATGAatttttggctttgtttttttttgttgcccttCCGCACTGCACCGGACACTGCAGACCGCAGGCCGCACATCCTGCTTCCTGCTCCGGGGGGCGGCGGCAGAGGGTGTGGCAAAAATAGTAGGTGTCGGTGTGGGTTTCGGGGTCATTAAAGTGAGAGAAAAAGAGTTTTGTTACCATTTAAACGCAATTAGGGAATGCATTCAAAGTTACTGCCACACCGAGGGTGTGTGGCAATAGCAAATCTAATTAATGGGCACACAGGGCAGCTCCTAATGTACGTACCATCGGATCGGAGCTGCGTGTCCACTGTGGTAGAGTGTGTGGCCTCAAGGAGGGGCAAGGAAAGCCGCTTagacacacacccacacccacacactggCACatacagaggcagagacagagacagagaaagggagagcgagagcgagagcaatG
The sequence above is a segment of the Drosophila pseudoobscura strain MV-25-SWS-2005 chromosome X, UCI_Dpse_MV25, whole genome shotgun sequence genome. Coding sequences within it:
- the LOC4814573 gene encoding uncharacterized protein, with the protein product MGCCSSSMKIKELSARPELEGSIYLAAGNGGSGKRLYSSRNSSGMGSSSCSSSTSTTTSVRSSNRSIWSRSRAICDDFSEQPQQQEIRELELERSCGYYTCSSSASTPTKQQQHQLMRTQDMGNSSTGSAESSDPNESTDSTESAPMVSNLEWEMYMMQQAQRIMPKTSSPISQRRGAAGGDSYNKWRNYLQGTPAHMLHNVTHIPEAIAGHFCPTTFPAFSDLEEMESAAKRFKVDVQMEEQMAIDPEEEPLYTTSQLLAGHTHTITTDL